Proteins from a single region of Bacillus carboniphilus:
- a CDS encoding MDR family MFS transporter, with translation MDAITQQVKQTKRPFVLISVMLAMFMGAVEATIVATAMPAIAADLGGFSSYSWVFSSYLLMNAVTVLIYGKLADIFGRKPVMTFGILVFLLGSVLCGFAESMTFLIVARFIQGFGAGAILPIATTIVGDIYTKEERAQIQGYLASVWGISAISGPAIGGLLVEFVTWRFVFWVNIPLGILSLLGIWFFLHEHIDKKERKIDYKGSILLTVSLSVIMYVLVEGGVRFEWVSLPVLGLFTFSFLLLFIFYFHEKRIQEPMVPFTLWKEKSILIANVVSLTTGVILMGLTSFIPTFVQGVMGYSPIIAGFTLTTMSIGWPIASTVAGRLLLKIGYRVTALSGGVSLVIGTTILVTLHSHSSPIMVAVGSFFVGVGMGLTTTSFIVSIQSTVNWEQRGIATASNVFMRNLGTTIGAALLGGILNSKIASYIHNSSVRGSENYTVDSTNLLLDVEKRSDLPQSIVEMLQEGLANGLHVVYIVVFSFALLSFVLLFLFPRDKRV, from the coding sequence ATGGATGCTATAACCCAACAAGTTAAACAAACCAAGAGACCTTTCGTTTTAATTTCGGTCATGCTTGCCATGTTTATGGGAGCAGTAGAGGCAACGATTGTGGCTACGGCTATGCCCGCCATAGCAGCAGATTTGGGAGGCTTTTCATCATACAGTTGGGTATTTTCATCCTACTTGTTAATGAATGCTGTAACGGTCCTTATTTACGGTAAGCTTGCTGATATATTCGGACGGAAGCCGGTTATGACCTTTGGTATTCTAGTTTTTTTACTAGGGTCTGTACTATGTGGTTTTGCAGAATCCATGACATTTTTAATTGTTGCCAGATTTATTCAAGGTTTTGGTGCTGGAGCCATTTTACCAATAGCTACTACAATAGTGGGAGACATTTATACCAAAGAAGAAAGAGCCCAAATACAAGGCTATCTTGCTAGTGTGTGGGGGATTTCTGCTATTAGTGGACCAGCTATCGGAGGGTTACTTGTAGAATTCGTAACATGGAGATTTGTTTTTTGGGTTAACATCCCATTAGGCATTTTGTCTTTACTAGGGATTTGGTTTTTTCTACACGAACATATTGATAAAAAGGAAAGGAAGATTGATTATAAAGGTTCCATACTATTAACGGTTAGCCTTTCTGTCATTATGTATGTGTTAGTGGAAGGTGGAGTTCGTTTTGAATGGGTGTCATTACCTGTTCTAGGCTTATTCACGTTCTCTTTCTTATTACTTTTTATTTTCTATTTTCATGAAAAACGCATACAAGAACCGATGGTGCCTTTTACATTATGGAAGGAAAAATCGATCTTGATTGCTAATGTTGTATCTTTAACAACAGGTGTCATTTTAATGGGTCTCACTAGCTTTATTCCAACATTTGTTCAGGGGGTTATGGGTTATTCACCTATAATAGCTGGATTTACTTTAACTACCATGTCGATTGGATGGCCGATTGCTTCCACAGTTGCTGGAAGGTTACTACTGAAAATAGGATATCGAGTCACAGCATTATCTGGAGGTGTTTCTTTAGTTATAGGAACTACCATATTGGTTACTTTACATAGTCATTCATCTCCCATAATGGTTGCAGTTGGATCCTTTTTTGTAGGAGTAGGTATGGGATTAACCACCACTTCCTTTATTGTCTCGATTCAATCCACTGTTAATTGGGAGCAACGTGGGATTGCAACAGCCAGTAATGTTTTTATGCGGAACCTCGGAACTACGATTGGTGCCGCTTTGTTGGGTGGAATTTTAAATAGTAAAATTGCGTCCTATATTCATAATTCTTCGGTTAGGGGTAGTGAGAATTATACGGTAGATTCAACCAATCTCCTGTTGGACGTAGAAAAGAGATCAGACTTACCACAGTCCATTGTAGAAATGCTCCAAGAAGGATTGGCAAACGGACTCCATGTGGTGTATATCGTTGTTTTTAGCTTTGCCCTGTTAAGTTTCGTTCTTCTTTTTCTTTTCCCAAGAGATAAACGAGTATAA